A genome region from Natronosalvus rutilus includes the following:
- a CDS encoding DUF2150 family protein has protein sequence MSNSPTEFYSAERWQNWIDRIDDEEIDPEDESSARLLLNLQDDTAIAIAKIVAAYDDDELDQEQALEEIADVREIVLSEVDIDDEETRMLVDGVQTSLVCVFIAAEEYVASGPAEEASVNDYIGAAADAEAEEDLDAALGYAAQAGTLIIDGEELDMTIAEQLEYGLVTEWVNGLDSLQSAMSDPEVVEEDE, from the coding sequence ATGAGCAATTCCCCGACCGAGTTCTATTCGGCCGAACGCTGGCAGAACTGGATCGACCGCATCGACGACGAGGAGATCGATCCGGAGGACGAGTCCTCTGCCCGCCTCCTCCTGAACCTCCAGGACGACACCGCCATCGCCATCGCGAAAATCGTCGCGGCGTACGACGACGACGAACTCGACCAGGAGCAGGCCCTCGAGGAGATCGCCGACGTCCGTGAGATCGTCCTCTCGGAGGTCGACATCGACGACGAGGAGACCCGGATGCTGGTCGACGGCGTCCAGACGAGTCTGGTCTGTGTCTTCATCGCCGCCGAGGAGTACGTCGCCAGCGGCCCGGCCGAGGAGGCGAGCGTTAACGACTACATCGGCGCGGCCGCGGACGCCGAAGCCGAGGAGGACCTGGACGCCGCTCTCGGGTACGCGGCCCAGGCAGGGACGCTCATTATCGACGGCGAGGAACTCGATATGACGATCGCCGAGCAACTCGAGTACGGTCTCGTAACGGAGTGGGTCAACGGCCTGGACAGCCTCCAGAGTGCGATGAGCGATCCGGAAGTTGTCGAGGAAGACGAGTAA
- the hmgB gene encoding hydroxymethylglutaryl-CoA synthase produces MTSVGIDAVEIWTGNLKLDLPGTFAPQKGEDPEKYTKGLGLNASSFPDSYEDIVTMGANAAYRLMDRKGLEPDDIGRIDVATESAFDNSKPVSTYVAGCLEQVFEGDFHHANKGERKFACIAGTQSLDDAYNWIRADRHRGRSAIVIATDTALYARGDAGEATQGAGAVAMLISEDPNLVELSAEQGFGSADETDFLKPNQQFPSVDGKRSVQVYLARMREALIDYQREAGEITVGDFQYAPFHTPFPGMVRKAALLAYRHITRDTEIEEELAEEIGRQPREEAFEDEEAFTDAIREYMDGLKGTERYQAWYAETIDPTLTIARDVGNWYTGSVHVARASALKHAAENDRDMVGEQLLVGSYGSGAQAEIHTETVKENWLEEIEALNVDEQLESRYDIDWDDYEEIHDAHNHEMDVDIEPLTTPEGEFAFDGWGRMGERKYRYVE; encoded by the coding sequence ATGACATCCGTCGGTATCGACGCCGTCGAAATCTGGACGGGCAATCTCAAACTCGACTTGCCCGGCACCTTCGCCCCACAGAAGGGCGAGGACCCCGAAAAGTACACCAAAGGCCTCGGGCTCAACGCCTCATCGTTCCCCGACAGCTACGAGGACATCGTCACCATGGGCGCCAATGCCGCCTACCGCCTCATGGACCGCAAGGGCCTCGAGCCCGACGACATCGGCCGGATCGACGTCGCCACCGAGAGTGCCTTCGACAACTCGAAGCCGGTTTCGACGTACGTCGCAGGCTGCCTCGAGCAGGTGTTCGAGGGCGACTTCCACCACGCGAACAAGGGCGAGCGGAAGTTCGCCTGCATCGCCGGCACCCAGAGCCTCGACGACGCGTACAACTGGATCCGAGCGGATCGACACCGCGGGCGCTCGGCCATCGTCATCGCCACCGACACCGCCCTGTACGCCCGCGGTGACGCCGGCGAGGCGACTCAGGGTGCTGGCGCGGTCGCCATGCTCATCAGCGAGGATCCCAACCTGGTCGAGCTCTCGGCCGAACAGGGCTTCGGGTCGGCCGACGAGACCGACTTCCTCAAACCCAACCAGCAGTTCCCGAGCGTCGACGGCAAGCGTTCGGTCCAGGTCTACCTCGCCCGCATGCGCGAGGCGCTGATCGACTACCAGCGCGAGGCCGGCGAGATTACGGTCGGCGACTTCCAGTACGCGCCGTTCCACACGCCGTTCCCGGGCATGGTCCGGAAGGCCGCCCTGCTGGCGTATCGCCACATCACCCGCGACACCGAAATCGAGGAGGAACTGGCCGAGGAGATCGGTCGCCAGCCTCGCGAGGAAGCCTTCGAGGACGAGGAGGCGTTCACTGACGCGATCCGGGAGTACATGGACGGGCTGAAGGGCACCGAGCGCTACCAGGCGTGGTACGCCGAGACCATCGACCCGACGCTGACGATCGCTCGAGACGTCGGCAACTGGTACACGGGGTCGGTCCACGTCGCCCGCGCGAGCGCGTTGAAACACGCCGCGGAGAACGACCGCGACATGGTCGGCGAGCAGCTCCTGGTCGGGTCCTACGGGAGCGGTGCCCAGGCCGAAATCCACACCGAGACCGTGAAGGAAAATTGGCTCGAGGAGATCGAGGCGCTGAACGTCGACGAGCAACTCGAGTCCCGCTACGACATCGACTGGGACGATTACGAAGAGATCCACGACGCGCACAACCACGAGATGGATGTCGACATCGAACCGCTGACGACCCCGGAAGGCGAGTTCGCGTTCGACGGCTGGGGGCGGATGGGCGAGCGGAAGTATCGTTACGTCGAGTGA
- a CDS encoding helix-turn-helix domain-containing protein, translating into MGGRGRGPKRELAEKIAGEITLSNDPGATLRKWRTDFDVSQTDLAGELDVSSSVISDYESGRRESPGIGVVRRLVEGLLEIDERRGGDRIRQYGRVLSAGFDSDVIYDLREYATTYPLEHVYETIEATEIASGHSDRISGHTVINSIEAITRLSSEEFFRLYGQSTNRVLVFTGVTRGESPLVALRVVNPTPNAVVLHGLESDDLWEHAADLARIDGYALSTSTLPLEELLDRLAGLE; encoded by the coding sequence ATGGGCGGACGTGGACGCGGGCCAAAGCGGGAACTGGCGGAGAAGATCGCGGGAGAGATCACGCTGAGCAACGACCCGGGTGCGACGCTTCGAAAGTGGCGAACGGACTTCGACGTCTCCCAGACCGACCTTGCGGGCGAACTCGACGTCTCCTCGTCGGTGATCTCCGACTACGAGAGCGGCCGTCGCGAGAGCCCCGGTATCGGCGTCGTCCGCCGACTCGTCGAGGGACTCCTCGAGATCGACGAGCGTCGTGGCGGCGATCGGATTCGACAGTACGGCCGCGTGCTCTCGGCGGGCTTCGACAGCGACGTCATCTACGACCTGCGCGAGTATGCGACGACCTACCCGCTCGAGCACGTCTACGAAACCATCGAGGCGACCGAAATCGCCTCGGGTCACTCCGACCGGATCAGCGGTCACACGGTCATCAACAGCATCGAGGCGATCACCCGCCTCTCGAGCGAGGAGTTCTTTCGCCTCTACGGCCAGAGCACCAACCGGGTGCTGGTGTTCACTGGCGTCACGCGCGGCGAGTCACCGCTGGTCGCCCTTCGGGTCGTCAACCCGACCCCCAATGCTGTCGTCCTCCACGGACTCGAGTCCGACGACCTCTGGGAGCATGCCGCCGACCTGGCGCGAATCGATGGCTACGCGCTGTCGACGTCGACGCTGCCGCTCGAAGAGTTACTGGATCGGCTGGCCGGACTCGAGTGA
- the gcvT gene encoding glycine cleavage system aminomethyltransferase GcvT, which produces MSLQMPPLRGVHDERGAKVTEFGGWEMPVEFDSIQEEHRAVRESVGKFDVSHMGEIAVSGPDARALMQRLTSNDVTALDVGDSQYATITDEDGVIIDDTVVYRLPDEGDDHVFLFIPNAGNDEAMTERWRTHRDEWGLEASVENQTHEYAMFAIQGPDARELVLDVVADPDRVSDLSRFEATYTTVEGTESESESESKCWVARTGYTGEDGLEVIAPWDDAESVWSAFDCQPCGLGARDTLRLEAGFVLAGQDFDRETNPRTPYECGIGFTVKLDTEFVGRDALERAKEEGVEEKLVGFRLVDRGIARHGYDITTTDGDVIGTVTSGTMSPTLEAAIGLGYVPVEYADAGTKIRVDVRGRPKKAKIETPPFVDTV; this is translated from the coding sequence ATGTCGCTGCAGATGCCGCCGTTGCGTGGGGTCCACGACGAGCGGGGAGCGAAAGTCACCGAATTCGGCGGCTGGGAGATGCCGGTCGAGTTCGACTCGATCCAGGAGGAACATCGAGCGGTCCGGGAATCCGTCGGCAAGTTCGACGTCTCCCATATGGGCGAGATCGCGGTCAGCGGCCCAGACGCTCGGGCGTTGATGCAACGACTCACGTCGAACGACGTGACCGCCCTCGACGTCGGTGACTCCCAGTACGCGACGATCACTGACGAGGACGGCGTGATCATCGACGACACGGTGGTCTACCGACTCCCTGACGAAGGTGACGACCACGTCTTCCTGTTCATCCCAAACGCCGGCAACGACGAGGCCATGACCGAGCGCTGGCGAACCCACCGCGACGAGTGGGGACTCGAGGCGTCCGTCGAGAACCAGACGCACGAGTACGCGATGTTCGCGATCCAGGGGCCGGACGCCCGCGAACTGGTGCTCGACGTCGTCGCCGACCCCGACCGCGTGAGCGATCTCAGCCGGTTCGAGGCGACGTACACGACGGTCGAGGGTACGGAGTCCGAGTCCGAGTCCGAATCCAAGTGCTGGGTCGCCCGCACCGGCTACACCGGCGAGGACGGCCTCGAGGTCATCGCCCCGTGGGACGACGCGGAATCCGTCTGGTCGGCCTTCGACTGCCAGCCCTGCGGTCTGGGCGCGAGAGATACCCTCCGCCTCGAGGCCGGGTTCGTCCTGGCCGGGCAGGACTTCGACCGCGAGACGAACCCACGGACGCCCTACGAGTGTGGCATCGGTTTCACGGTCAAACTCGACACCGAGTTCGTCGGTCGGGACGCACTCGAGCGCGCGAAAGAGGAGGGCGTCGAGGAAAAACTCGTCGGCTTCCGCCTCGTCGACCGCGGGATCGCTCGCCACGGCTACGACATCACGACCACCGACGGCGACGTCATCGGGACGGTCACGAGCGGGACGATGAGTCCGACGCTCGAGGCGGCCATCGGTCTGGGCTACGTGCCCGTCGAGTACGCCGATGCCGGGACGAAGATTCGCGTCGACGTCCGCGGCCGGCCCAAAAAGGCAAAGATTGAAACGCCTCCCTTCGTCGATACAGTATAA
- a CDS encoding TatD family hydrolase encodes MIDHETPILDDHLHLDPDHGRGFEAVDDFARVGGTHLLVVNKPSWHLDVEADVGEDFRPVFERTLEIVTEASERLEGRAWPILGVHPGLISRLVDERGKTPDEAESLMRAGLEVAAEYVAAGDALGLKSGRPHYDVDDEVWAASNNVMRHAFELGADLECAVQLHTEATDDLTTVAEWAEDAGLPAQRVVKHYAGGRLTGVTPSVMSEKDRLEIAAEAGDPFLMETDYVDDPDRPGAVLGPKTVPRRVRWLLEKRYEDAIRNAHVETPRLVYGIDTEGTLGESETTLED; translated from the coding sequence ATGATCGATCACGAGACGCCAATCCTCGACGATCACCTCCACCTCGACCCGGACCACGGCCGCGGCTTCGAGGCGGTCGACGACTTCGCACGCGTGGGCGGGACACACCTTCTCGTCGTCAACAAGCCATCCTGGCACCTCGACGTCGAGGCCGACGTAGGCGAGGACTTCCGACCGGTCTTCGAGCGAACCCTCGAGATCGTTACCGAAGCGAGCGAGCGACTCGAGGGCCGCGCCTGGCCCATCCTGGGCGTCCACCCCGGACTGATCTCGCGGCTGGTCGACGAACGCGGAAAGACTCCGGACGAGGCCGAATCCCTCATGCGGGCCGGCCTCGAGGTCGCCGCCGAGTACGTCGCCGCTGGCGATGCGCTGGGGCTGAAATCGGGACGTCCACACTACGACGTGGACGACGAGGTCTGGGCCGCGTCGAACAACGTCATGCGCCACGCGTTCGAACTCGGCGCTGACCTCGAGTGCGCCGTCCAGCTTCACACCGAAGCCACCGATGACCTGACGACGGTCGCCGAGTGGGCCGAGGACGCTGGCTTGCCGGCACAGCGGGTCGTCAAACACTACGCCGGTGGCCGCCTCACGGGCGTCACCCCGAGTGTAATGAGCGAAAAGGATCGCCTCGAGATCGCTGCGGAGGCTGGCGACCCGTTCCTCATGGAAACCGACTACGTCGACGACCCCGATCGACCGGGAGCCGTCCTCGGCCCGAAGACGGTCCCGCGACGGGTTCGCTGGCTCCTCGAAAAACGCTACGAGGACGCAATCAGGAACGCCCACGTCGAGACACCGCGGCTGGTGTACGGGATCGACACGGAAGGGACGCTCGGGGAGTCCGAGACGACGCTCGAGGACTGA
- the gcvPA gene encoding aminomethyl-transferring glycine dehydrogenase subunit GcvPA, with translation MNGTRTTGSPYAPHTDDDTAAMLEAVDADSVDDLFDIPPAVWFDDEFGIDARTEREARQLVRQTLERNDDLVELLGRGHYGYYVPSLVDHLADRSEFLTSYTQYQPEVSQGFLQALFEYQSLLVELTGLEVANCSMYDAATALGEAATLADRVRDTSGHRVLVPDLLLEGRRSTLENYVAGTDLEVETYPTDDSTVDVEALTDTIDEEVVLCYVENPTVRGTIEERLAEIGDLAHEHDALYVLGSDPVALSLLQRPADVGADVVVGDASVLGLPTSYGMGLGLFATRESYLRQVPGRLVGVSEDATDRRAFTLTLQTREQHIRRERATSNICTNQAWVALRTAMHAASLGPSGLIDLAKRDVTRAQDLAARVDDLVGVTAPVDDRHHIREFVVQVDQPAQAVADDLEEHGFAVHVVGEHELQVCVAGASDEQIDAFVEAFTEVVR, from the coding sequence ATGAACGGAACACGCACCACGGGGAGTCCGTACGCTCCTCACACGGACGACGATACGGCGGCGATGCTCGAGGCGGTAGACGCCGACTCCGTCGACGATTTGTTTGACATTCCGCCGGCAGTATGGTTCGACGATGAGTTCGGAATCGACGCACGAACCGAACGCGAGGCGCGCCAGCTGGTCCGCCAGACGCTCGAGCGAAACGACGACCTGGTCGAGTTGCTGGGTCGAGGCCACTACGGCTACTACGTGCCATCGCTGGTCGATCACCTCGCGGATCGATCGGAGTTTTTGACCTCCTACACCCAGTACCAACCCGAAGTCTCCCAGGGCTTCCTGCAGGCGCTGTTCGAGTACCAGTCGCTGCTGGTCGAGCTCACCGGCCTCGAGGTCGCGAACTGTTCGATGTACGACGCGGCGACGGCTCTGGGAGAGGCGGCGACGCTCGCCGACCGCGTTCGAGACACATCGGGTCATCGGGTGCTCGTTCCGGACCTCTTGCTCGAGGGACGTCGGAGCACCCTCGAGAACTACGTCGCCGGCACGGACCTCGAGGTCGAGACGTACCCGACCGACGACAGCACCGTGGACGTCGAGGCCCTCACGGATACTATCGACGAGGAGGTCGTTCTGTGCTACGTCGAGAACCCCACCGTTCGCGGCACGATCGAGGAACGCCTCGCCGAGATCGGGGACCTTGCCCACGAGCACGACGCACTGTACGTGCTCGGTTCGGATCCCGTCGCGCTCTCGTTGCTCCAGCGGCCGGCCGACGTGGGCGCTGACGTCGTCGTCGGCGATGCGAGCGTGCTCGGGCTGCCGACGAGTTACGGCATGGGCCTGGGACTGTTCGCGACCCGGGAGAGCTACCTCCGGCAGGTGCCCGGTCGCCTGGTCGGCGTCAGTGAGGACGCGACCGATCGGCGAGCGTTCACGCTCACCCTCCAGACCCGCGAGCAACACATTCGCCGCGAGCGAGCGACGAGCAACATCTGTACGAACCAGGCCTGGGTCGCCCTCCGGACCGCGATGCACGCCGCCTCGCTCGGTCCCTCCGGACTGATCGACCTCGCGAAGCGCGACGTGACCCGAGCCCAGGACCTCGCCGCACGCGTCGACGATCTCGTCGGTGTCACGGCGCCCGTCGACGACCGCCACCACATTCGCGAGTTCGTCGTCCAGGTCGATCAGCCCGCCCAGGCGGTCGCGGACGACCTCGAAGAGCACGGCTTCGCGGTTCACGTCGTCGGCGAACACGAACTGCAGGTCTGTGTCGCCGGCGCCTCCGACGAACAGATCGATGCGTTCGTCGAGGCGTTCACGGAGGTGGTTCGATGA
- a CDS encoding CARDB domain-containing protein — MSTVVGAVLMLGILVSALALYQVNVVPGENQEVEYEHHQTVQGQLLDVRNGLVNAPDRRVGSYSVSLGTTYPPRSFTVNPPPSSGSLELVKANESIRLENVTVTDDDARYYWNTTELEFETGGLVYQPNYNEYRNAPTVVYENSVLYNVQDGNQATLTGQRLIDGNTIRLVTLAGNYSSSRSGTAAVDFETVSASGNAIAIESDGNVTLEIPSTLSVEKWERLLEDESRVVSVDGGSGIVQITLEDDDYQLQVAKVGLGSNAESEADGPAYLTVVDEPRDVRVGETTRVTVEVRDRYNNPVSNVLVNASDDGAGGISPENRSTGPNGQVTFSYKAVQDDGGKTVTLGTSFTVDQAPPELDGDRPENVTREVFVSDSSNAGGARGNVNLQDEIREDAGEFEVTTSDFDNLDSTTGGYLVVENGTHEVTFDAVGEDTVTVIGLEFARGDVLTATLYETDTRSNELDSDTTEVIGANAPFFAVEITDSNDPITEGDTLILDATVENTGENADTQDVTLDIGDGTYTETISIEDLEGGGSRSIPFEWDTQAGDAGEYTATVSSDDDSHSKTVTVEEAGQSPVVDSLNVTSNSGNTYDVNWKVSDPDGDLAQVTVELYKGNGDIGDSTTIDVAGASASRTTSLSSGNAVRVQLTVTDEKGDQTIESEPIN, encoded by the coding sequence GTGTCCACGGTGGTCGGAGCGGTCCTCATGCTCGGCATTCTGGTGTCGGCGCTCGCGCTGTACCAGGTGAACGTGGTTCCCGGCGAGAATCAGGAGGTGGAGTACGAGCACCACCAGACTGTGCAGGGACAGCTCCTGGACGTCCGAAACGGGCTCGTGAACGCGCCCGATCGGCGCGTCGGTTCGTACTCGGTTTCCCTCGGAACGACGTACCCGCCGCGGAGTTTTACGGTGAATCCGCCCCCTTCGTCGGGGTCGTTGGAACTGGTGAAGGCAAACGAGTCGATACGGCTCGAGAACGTGACAGTCACGGACGATGATGCACGATATTACTGGAATACGACAGAACTGGAGTTCGAAACAGGGGGTCTCGTGTACCAGCCGAATTACAACGAGTACCGAAATGCGCCAACGGTCGTCTACGAGAATTCGGTTCTGTATAACGTGCAAGACGGGAACCAGGCTACGCTGACGGGACAACGTCTGATCGACGGGAACACGATTCGGCTGGTGACGCTTGCCGGAAACTACTCCTCGAGTCGGTCCGGGACGGCCGCGGTCGACTTCGAGACGGTGAGTGCCTCCGGGAACGCGATTGCGATCGAGTCAGACGGGAACGTAACCCTCGAGATTCCGTCAACGCTGAGCGTCGAGAAGTGGGAACGGTTACTCGAGGACGAGTCCCGAGTCGTCTCCGTCGATGGCGGCAGCGGGATCGTACAGATTACACTCGAGGACGATGATTACCAATTGCAGGTCGCGAAAGTCGGTCTCGGGAGCAATGCTGAATCAGAGGCCGACGGTCCCGCCTATCTCACTGTCGTCGACGAACCTCGAGACGTTCGCGTTGGCGAAACGACCCGAGTGACCGTCGAAGTTCGAGATCGGTACAACAATCCGGTATCTAACGTATTGGTGAACGCCAGCGACGACGGCGCTGGAGGTATCTCCCCGGAGAACCGGTCGACCGGTCCGAACGGCCAAGTGACTTTCTCGTATAAGGCAGTCCAGGACGACGGTGGGAAGACGGTAACGCTCGGAACAAGCTTTACAGTCGATCAGGCGCCACCAGAACTCGATGGCGACCGCCCGGAAAACGTGACTAGGGAGGTATTCGTCTCCGATTCGTCGAACGCTGGTGGGGCACGCGGCAACGTCAATCTCCAGGACGAAATCCGGGAGGACGCCGGCGAGTTCGAAGTCACCACCTCTGACTTCGACAATCTCGATTCCACGACGGGCGGCTACCTCGTCGTCGAGAATGGAACGCACGAAGTTACCTTCGACGCGGTGGGCGAGGATACTGTCACCGTCATCGGTCTCGAGTTTGCTCGGGGTGACGTACTGACAGCGACGCTCTACGAAACCGATACCAGATCGAACGAGCTCGATAGCGATACGACCGAGGTGATCGGGGCGAATGCGCCGTTCTTCGCGGTTGAGATCACGGATTCGAACGACCCGATCACCGAGGGCGATACCCTAATCCTTGACGCGACCGTTGAAAATACGGGCGAGAATGCGGATACGCAGGACGTTACGCTGGACATCGGTGATGGAACGTACACGGAGACGATCTCCATCGAGGACCTTGAGGGCGGAGGCTCTCGGTCGATCCCCTTCGAATGGGACACCCAAGCTGGTGATGCGGGCGAATATACGGCGACGGTCTCGAGCGACGATGACTCGCATTCGAAAACAGTGACTGTCGAAGAAGCCGGGCAGTCTCCGGTCGTCGATTCACTTAACGTAACTTCGAATAGCGGAAATACGTATGATGTAAATTGGAAAGTCAGCGACCCCGATGGCGACTTAGCGCAGGTCACCGTCGAACTGTACAAAGGAAACGGAGATATCGGCGACTCTACGACAATCGATGTGGCTGGAGCAAGCGCGAGCAGGACTACATCGCTGTCTAGCGGTAATGCCGTCCGGGTCCAGTTGACAGTAACCGATGAAAAAGGCGATCAAACGATAGAGAGCGAACCAATTAACTAA
- a CDS encoding NYN domain-containing protein: MLESVREWVSADQSRPSGVGLFVDGPNVFREEFDVDLDDLRTAVSEQGRTAIRRLYLDEHATPGLIQAAEARGFEVVITSGDVDVKLAVDATASVVEDRIDVLAIASRDTDFKPVLEYAGAKGVETVAIAPGSYGRSDALQNAADTALTLED; this comes from the coding sequence ATGCTCGAGTCCGTACGCGAGTGGGTGTCGGCCGACCAATCGAGACCGTCGGGAGTCGGCCTCTTCGTCGACGGACCGAACGTCTTCCGTGAGGAATTCGACGTCGACCTCGACGACCTTCGAACCGCCGTCTCCGAACAGGGCCGAACCGCGATTCGTCGGCTCTACCTCGACGAACACGCCACGCCGGGGCTGATCCAGGCGGCCGAGGCCCGGGGCTTCGAGGTGGTCATCACCAGCGGCGACGTAGACGTCAAACTCGCCGTCGACGCCACGGCCAGCGTCGTCGAAGACCGAATCGACGTCCTCGCCATCGCCTCGCGCGACACGGACTTCAAACCCGTTCTCGAGTACGCCGGGGCGAAGGGCGTGGAGACGGTCGCCATCGCCCCCGGTTCGTACGGACGGTCAGACGCCCTCCAGAACGCCGCGGACACGGCACTGACGCTCGAGGACTGA
- the gcvH gene encoding glycine cleavage system protein GcvH — MSFDTPDDRRYQESHEWALETDDGVRIGITDFAQDELGDVVFVELPDEGEDITAGESFGVVESIKAVSDLYAPVSGTVTAVNEDLFDAPELVNEDPFDEGWMLAVESDDESELEDLLTAEDYEEQVA; from the coding sequence ATGAGCTTCGATACCCCAGACGACCGACGGTACCAGGAATCGCACGAGTGGGCACTCGAGACAGACGACGGCGTCAGAATCGGCATCACCGACTTCGCGCAGGACGAACTCGGCGACGTGGTCTTCGTGGAACTGCCCGACGAGGGCGAAGACATCACGGCGGGAGAGAGCTTCGGGGTCGTCGAGTCGATTAAGGCGGTCTCCGATCTGTACGCCCCGGTCAGCGGCACGGTCACGGCCGTCAACGAGGATTTGTTCGACGCTCCCGAACTCGTCAACGAAGACCCCTTCGACGAGGGCTGGATGCTCGCGGTCGAGTCCGACGACGAGAGCGAACTCGAAGACCTGCTCACTGCCGAGGACTACGAAGAACAGGTCGCCTGA
- a CDS encoding S8 family serine peptidase — protein MPEHGSPGYDRRSVLKAAGALGAFMGLGGITAATPGRTPGPKENEILVGKSNTVGLATARAKVEANTPDHAAVVHENETLGYMALEVDEDRVGTMDSIIDQVERRPEVEYAERNATYYTQLEPNDPNYGQQYAPQQVRADQAWDTTLGSMDVTVAVVDQGVDYSHPDLADRFEGDEGYDFVDDDEDPAPVNNDENHGTHVAGIAAATTDNGTGIAGMSNSRILSGRALGADGGGSLSDIADAIQWAADQGADIINLSLGGGGSNSTMRNAIDYAYDNGSLPIAAAGNDYGSSVSYPAAYENCMAVSALNEDENLANFSNKGPEINVAAPGANVLSTVPGNSYEELSGTSMACPAAAGVAALGKAAYPDDTVADLWGRLEDSAVDIGLPSDEQGAGRVDALNIVEGGTDDPDDPDDPDDPDDPGGECGDVVETDSVSDYLYSGGSHSYTYSLDTANPCSATVTLSGPSGADFDLYLTLDGRTPSTWDYDERSISADSNEEITVSLSGDEELGLLVDSYSGSGYYTVSIEELGK, from the coding sequence ATGCCAGAACATGGCAGTCCAGGTTACGATCGCCGTTCCGTACTGAAAGCAGCCGGCGCCCTCGGTGCATTCATGGGTCTTGGCGGGATCACCGCCGCTACCCCCGGACGTACCCCCGGCCCGAAGGAGAACGAAATTCTCGTCGGTAAATCGAACACGGTGGGGCTGGCCACTGCGCGAGCCAAAGTCGAAGCGAACACGCCCGACCACGCCGCAGTCGTTCACGAGAACGAGACGCTCGGCTACATGGCGCTCGAGGTCGACGAGGATCGAGTCGGCACGATGGACTCGATCATCGACCAGGTCGAGCGACGACCGGAAGTCGAGTACGCGGAGCGAAACGCGACGTACTACACCCAGCTCGAGCCGAACGACCCGAACTACGGCCAGCAGTACGCTCCCCAGCAGGTTCGCGCCGACCAGGCGTGGGACACGACGCTAGGTTCGATGGACGTGACGGTTGCGGTCGTCGACCAGGGCGTCGATTACAGCCACCCCGATCTCGCCGACCGGTTCGAGGGCGACGAAGGGTACGACTTCGTCGACGATGACGAGGATCCCGCTCCAGTAAACAACGACGAAAACCATGGAACCCACGTCGCCGGAATCGCTGCGGCGACGACGGATAACGGGACGGGAATTGCCGGCATGTCGAACTCCCGAATCCTCTCCGGTCGCGCGCTCGGCGCGGATGGCGGTGGGTCGCTTTCAGACATCGCGGACGCTATTCAGTGGGCCGCCGACCAGGGCGCGGACATCATCAACCTGTCCCTTGGTGGCGGCGGCTCGAACAGCACGATGCGCAACGCCATCGACTACGCCTACGACAACGGTTCGCTTCCTATCGCTGCTGCGGGTAACGATTACGGGAGTTCGGTCTCGTATCCGGCCGCGTACGAAAACTGCATGGCGGTTTCGGCGCTCAACGAGGACGAAAACCTCGCGAACTTCTCGAACAAGGGCCCCGAGATCAACGTCGCTGCTCCCGGTGCTAACGTCCTCTCGACCGTTCCCGGGAATTCCTACGAGGAACTCTCCGGGACGTCGATGGCCTGCCCAGCCGCGGCGGGCGTCGCTGCCCTCGGAAAGGCGGCCTATCCCGACGATACGGTAGCCGACCTCTGGGGACGCCTCGAGGACTCCGCCGTCGACATCGGCCTCCCGTCCGACGAGCAGGGCGCCGGTCGCGTCGACGCCCTGAACATCGTCGAGGGGGGAACCGACGATCCAGACGATCCGGACGACCCCGACGATCCGGACGACCCCGGCGGAGAGTGCGGTGACGTTGTCGAGACGGACTCGGTCTCTGACTACCTCTACAGCGGGGGCAGCCACTCCTACACGTACTCGCTCGATACGGCGAACCCGTGTAGCGCCACGGTGACGCTCTCTGGCCCGTCCGGCGCCGACTTCGACCTCTACCTTACCCTCGACGGACGCACGCCGTCGACCTGGGACTACGACGAGCGCTCGATCAGCGCCGACAGCAACGAGGAGATCACCGTCTCGCTCTCCGGTGACGAGGAACTCGGCCTTCTCGTCGACTCCTACAGCGGCAGTGGGTACTACACCGTCTCCATCGAAGAACTCGGCAAGTAA